One part of the Quercus lobata isolate SW786 chromosome 7, ValleyOak3.0 Primary Assembly, whole genome shotgun sequence genome encodes these proteins:
- the LOC115953005 gene encoding elongation factor 1-alpha-like: protein MGKEKVHISIVVIGHVDSGKSTTTGHLIYKLGGIDKRVIERFEKEAAEMNKRSFKYAWVLDKLKAERERGITIDIALWKFETTKYYCTVIDAPGHRDFIKNMITGTSQADCAVLIIDSTTGGFEAGISKDGQTREHALLAFTLGVKQMICCCNKMDATTPKYSKARYEEIVKEVSSYLKKVGYNPDKIPFVPISGFEGDNMIERSTNLDWYKGPTLLEALDLILEPKRPSDKPLRLPLQDVYKIGGIGTVPVGRVETGVLKPGIVVTFGPTGLTTEVKSVEMHHESLLEALPGDNVGFNVKNVAVKDLKRGFVASNSKDDPAKEAANFTAQVIIMNHPGQIGNGYAPVLDCHTSHIAVKFSEILTKIDRRSGKELEKEPKFLKNGDAGFVKMIPTKPMVVETFSEYPPLGRFAVRDMRQTVAVGVVKSVEKKDPSGAKVTKSAAKKK, encoded by the exons ATGGGTAAGGAGAAGGTTCACATTAGCATTGTGGTCATTGGCCATGTCGACTCTGGAAAGTCGACCACCACTGGACATTTGATTTACAAGCTAGGAGGGATTGACAAGCGTGTAATTGAGAGGTTCGAGAAGGAGGCTGCTGAGATGAACAAAAGGTCATTCAAGTATGCATGGGTTTTGGACAAGCTCAAGGCTGAGCGGGAGCGTGGTATTACCATTGACATTGCACTGTGGAAGTTTGAGACTACTAAATATTACTGCACTGTCATTGATGCTCCTGGACATCGCGATTTTATCAAGAACATGATTACCGGTACCTCACAGGCCGACTGTGCTGTCCTTATTATTGACTCCACTACTGGTGGATTTGAAGCGGGTATTTCCAAGGATGGTCAGACTCGTGAGCATGCTTTGCTTGCCTTCACCCTCGGTGTCAAGCAAATGATCTGCTGTTGCAACAAG ATGGATGCAACAACCCCAAAATACTCCAAGGCAAGGTATGAAGAAATCGTAAAGGAAGTTTCTTCCTATCTTAAGAAAGTAGGATATAACCCTGACAAGATCCCCTTTGTTCCTATTTCTGGGTTTGAGGGTGATAACATGATTGAGAGGTCAACCAACCTCGACTGGTACAAGGGCCCTACCCTCCTTGAGGCTCTTGACTTGATTTTGGAGCCAAAGAGGCCCTCAGACAAGCCTCTCCGACTTCCACTTCAGGATGTCTACAAGATTGGTGGTATTGGAACTGTCCCTGTGGGGCGTGTTGAAACGGGTGTGCTCAAACCAGGTATTGTTGTTACTTTTGGCCCTACTGGGCTGACAACTGAAGTTAAGTCAGTTGAGATGCATCATGAGTCTCTCCTAGAGGCTTTGCCTGGTGACAATGTTGGTTTCAATGTGAAAAATGTTGCCGTCAAGGATCTCAAACGTGGGTTTGTGGCATCCAACTCAAAGGATGATCCTGCAAAGGAAGCTGCTAACTTCACCGCCCAGGTCATTATCATGAACCATCCTGGCCAGATTGGCAATGGTTATGCGCCAGTACTTGACTGCCACACCTCCCACATTGCTGTgaaattttctgaaattttgaCCAAGATTGATAGGAGGTCGGGCAAGGAGCTTGAGAAGGAGCCCAAATTTTTGAAGAATGGAGATGCTGGTTTTGTTAAGATGATTCCTACCAAGCCTATGGTGGTGGAGACTTTCTCTGAGTACCCACCGCTTGGACGATTTGCTGTGAGGGACATGCGTCAAACTGTGGCTGTTGGTGTTGTCAAGAGTGTGGAGAAGAAGGATCCAAGTGGTGCCAAGGTCACCAAGTCTGCTGCTAAAAAGAAATGA